The Amorphus orientalis sequence CTGCCCGACGCCCGGCAGGCCGCCGACGGAAAAGTCCGCCTGATCCTGGGCGGCGATGCCGCTCAGATAGACCTTCGGCCTGAACTCCGCTTCCGCCGCCCGGATGCCGGCCTCGGACGCCTGCAGGCGCGAGTAGGCGGCAAGGACGTCGGGCCGCTGCGCCAGGGCCGCCTTGATCATCTGCTCGGTCGGCTGCCCCACCGAGCGGGGGAGAGTGCGACCGGCCACGTCGCCGACCTTGATCTCGGTCATCGGCGAGACGCCCATGGCCGCAAGAAGGCCCTGATAGGCGTCCCGGCGCGCGCCCTGAGCCTCGACGAGCCGCAGTTTCGACTGGGCCACCTGCTGGCGCGCCTGGGCCACCTCCACGCTGGTGCCCAGCCCCCGGTCGTTGCGGCTGTCGGCCGCATTCTGGATCAGCCGGCTGTTGCGGAGCGCCTGATGGGCGGCGCGCTCCTGGGCGATGGTGGCGCCGTAGCGGTAGTAGGCCACCGCCACCTCATAGATCACCTGCTGATGGGCGCCGGTGAAGGACACGTTCGCCGCGAACGAATTGTGCCGTGCGGCCTCGGCGTTCGCCCGGCGCTGGCCGAAATCGAAGACGAGCCATTCCACCAGAAGCGCCGGCACGACCCCGTCCACGGTCGTGGTGAAGGAATCGATGCCCGTGATGTTGTCGGGAAGCGGGGTCCGGACCTGCTGTGCGCCGCCGATCACGGTCGCCGTCAGCGTCGGCAGGAAGGTCGCCTCGGTCATGCCGACCGCCAGCGCCGCCTGGCGCGCCTCTTCCCAGGCAATGCGGGTGCGCGGGTTGTTGCGCGCGGCGATATCGATCAGCTCCGGCAGGTCGTAGGTCCTGCCCGCAACCAGCTGGGGCGGCGGCTCCAGCACGGCGGCGGCGGGATCGGAGGGCG is a genomic window containing:
- a CDS encoding TolC family protein, producing MAVNRSPTSRSSARRRVILLLGVALALGGCADNALKLAPKSPSEPWTPASDNRSALLPEGQGADTAGSAESDFRPPSDPAAAVLEPPPQLVAGRTYDLPELIDIAARNNPRTRIAWEEARQAALAVGMTEATFLPTLTATVIGGAQQVRTPLPDNITGIDSFTTTVDGVVPALLVEWLVFDFGQRRANAEAARHNSFAANVSFTGAHQQVIYEVAVAYYRYGATIAQERAAHQALRNSRLIQNAADSRNDRGLGTSVEVAQARQQVAQSKLRLVEAQGARRDAYQGLLAAMGVSPMTEIKVGDVAGRTLPRSVGQPTEQMIKAALAQRPDVLAAYSRLQASEAGIRAAEAEFRPKVYLSGIAAQDQADFSVGGLPGVGQQSTSAGVLVGMAIPIYSGGLRRAQLEEAKSLSQSAKEVFTQTQDAAAREIVIASDTLRTALEAHAAARELTAAADVTYDAALESYRSGVGTITDATAADTGLLDARQAQADAHAAALVAASTLAFSLGKMTSQDAPARAAGR